The Homo sapiens chromosome 6 genomic scaffold, GRCh38.p14 alternate locus group ALT_REF_LOCI_7 HSCHR6_MHC_SSTO_CTG1 genome includes a region encoding these proteins:
- the LOC107987457 gene encoding phostensin-like translates to MGRVSGAPESSPHPHVPPVPPAPLQTPPPPPPLSLPQPPRASPLLTLPPAPFFSLLQLKISFSETALETTYQYPSESSVLEELGPEPEVPSAPNPPAAQPDDEEDEEELLLLQPELQGGLRTKALIVDESCRR, encoded by the exons ATGGGGAGAGTGAGTGGGGCACCTGagtccagcccccacccccacgtTCCGCCAGTCCCACCTGCTCCCTTGCAGACTccgccccccccgcccccgcttTCTCTCCCTCAACCCCCGCGGGCTTCTCCCCTGCTGACCTTGCCTCCTGCCccctttttctccctccttcagCTTAAGATCTCCTTCAGCGAGACAGCCCTGGAGACCACGTACCAATACCCCTCCGAGAGTTCGGTACTGGAGGAGCTGGGCCCGGAGCCTGAGGTCCCCAGTGCCCCCAACCCTCCAGCAGCCCAACCCGACGACgaagaggatgaggaagagctgctgctgctgcagccagAGCTCCAGGGCGGGCTGCGCACCAAGGCCCTGATTGTGG ATGAGTCCTGCCGGCGGTGA